One Oryza glaberrima chromosome 11, OglaRS2, whole genome shotgun sequence genomic region harbors:
- the LOC127755798 gene encoding NDR1/HIN1-like protein 26 → MPPEERTTTAPPPPPASGRRARWRVAEHTRASCTTVVANTLCTLLLVLLLVAGVVLFVVWLSLRPHRPRFAVVSFTVVSPPATGGGGHQKVAFNVSDRNPNRHIGIHYDATRAAVLYGGDDVGAAAVLVATGPAFADGWYQPNKTTTFIAGVLDVVGPRPAADAAWPAFAAGLRAGRLPLRLRLTTAIRFRLTTGFGAVGFQSGRRRMHVDCHIVVDSGGNLLPESVGAACERYFS, encoded by the coding sequence ATGCCGCCGGAGGAGcgaacgacgacggcgccgccgccgccgccggcgagcggccgACGCGCGAGGTGGCGCGTCGCGGAGCACACCCGCGCCAGCTGCACCACCGTGGTGGCGAACACGCTCTGCacgctcctcctcgtcctcctcctcgtcgccggcgtcgtcctctTCGTCGTCTGGCTCAGCCTCCGCCCGCACCGCCCGCgcttcgccgtcgtctccttcaccgtcgtctcgccgccggccaccggcggcggcgggcaccagAAGGTCGCCTTCAACGTCTCCGACCGCAACCCGAACCGCCACATCGGCATCCACTACGACGcgacgcgcgccgccgtgctctacggcggcgacgacgtcggcgccgccgccgtgctcgtcgCCACCGGCCCGGCGTTCGCCGACGGCTGGTACCAGCCGAACAAGACGACGACGTTCATCGCCGGCGTGCTGGACGTCGTCGGCCCGAGGCCCGCCGCCGATGCGGCGTGGCCGGCGTTCGCCGCGGGCCTCCGCGCGGGGCGCCTgccgctgcggctgcggctcACCACGGCCATCCGGTTCCGGCTCACCACCGGCTTCGGCGCCGTCGGGTTCCAGTCCGGCCGCCGGAGGATGCACGTCGACTGCCACATCGTCGTCGACTCCGGCGGCAACCTGCTGCCGGAGTCCGTCGGCGCCGCCTGCGAGAGATACTTCTCGTGA